One stretch of Schlesneria sp. DSM 10557 DNA includes these proteins:
- a CDS encoding methyltransferase domain-containing protein has translation MELRPIRLLTLLLLVLFVSGVSSGQEKSVKPGINDTFRNPKPEEFVERFEIESREVFQQRENILEACQIKPGQTVADIGAGTGLFTRMFSDAVGDEGRVIAVDIAQEFLDHVKLTSHQRGQKNVETQLCTPESTELPDDSIDVAFICDTYHHFEFPLKTMASLRRALKPGGRVIVIDFRRIPGKTKDWTLNHVRAGQEVFESEIVESGFLKTREVNDFLVENYFVEFTKSATPGLKSPLYPIIAGHGGVVAVPNATEKPRSGAKLLLDATAAAPAGSIHKSLDRAARLLNLYGVAGLKASDVKIVVVLHGEATKSVLNDEFYQARFGVEQNPNLSLIKLLQDAGVEVFVCGQALNYKAFPESAVAKGISVAESALSVIANRQMDGYGYLPLH, from the coding sequence ATGGAGTTACGGCCAATTCGTCTGCTGACACTGCTGCTATTGGTGCTTTTCGTTTCAGGGGTCTCTTCCGGACAGGAAAAAAGTGTCAAACCGGGGATCAACGACACTTTCCGGAATCCAAAGCCAGAAGAGTTCGTGGAACGGTTTGAAATTGAAAGCCGCGAAGTCTTCCAGCAGCGTGAAAACATTCTTGAAGCCTGTCAGATCAAACCCGGCCAGACGGTGGCGGATATCGGTGCGGGAACGGGGCTGTTCACGCGCATGTTCTCCGATGCCGTGGGCGATGAGGGGCGAGTGATCGCGGTGGATATCGCTCAGGAATTTCTCGACCACGTGAAGCTCACCAGTCATCAGCGCGGCCAGAAGAATGTTGAGACCCAGCTTTGCACTCCCGAATCGACCGAGCTGCCGGATGACTCCATCGATGTCGCCTTCATCTGTGACACCTACCATCACTTCGAATTCCCGCTCAAGACAATGGCCTCGTTACGGAGAGCACTTAAGCCGGGCGGGCGCGTGATTGTCATCGATTTCCGCCGCATTCCCGGAAAAACGAAGGACTGGACGCTCAATCACGTTCGTGCGGGCCAGGAAGTCTTCGAGAGCGAGATTGTCGAATCGGGGTTTCTCAAAACGCGGGAGGTCAATGATTTCCTCGTAGAGAATTACTTCGTGGAATTTACCAAGAGTGCGACTCCGGGCCTGAAGTCCCCTTTGTATCCCATCATTGCCGGACATGGCGGTGTCGTGGCGGTCCCCAATGCCACGGAGAAACCTCGATCAGGTGCAAAGCTGCTACTGGATGCAACTGCTGCCGCCCCAGCAGGAAGTATTCATAAGTCGCTTGATCGGGCCGCTCGATTGCTGAATCTTTATGGTGTCGCGGGCTTGAAGGCGTCCGACGTAAAGATTGTCGTCGTGCTGCATGGCGAGGCGACCAAATCGGTATTGAACGACGAGTTCTATCAGGCGCGATTTGGAGTCGAGCAAAACCCGAATCTTTCCCTGATCAAATTGCTGCAGGACGCGGGCGTCGAAGTGTTCGTCTGCGGACAGGCACTCAATTACAAGGCGTTTCCGGAATCGGCCGTGGCTAAAGGGATCTCCGTCGCTGAGTCGGCTCTGTCCGTGATTGCCAATCGTCAGATGGATGGATATGGCTACCTGCCGCTGCATTAA
- a CDS encoding PSD1 and planctomycete cytochrome C domain-containing protein: protein MRMRPVIVVLGMLVLATWAPFDAAPVLGQEPSVAVDPDHAAKRTKGLALFQAEVRSILKQNCVSCHGEHETAGKLDLVTQEGLLMGGERGPAVVIGRGDKSLLTRVITHQQEPKMPKDGEKLTAEQISAITEWIDLGAPYDEPLIAARNDTIHWTERKVGSAARDFWSFQPLQSSRSPEVVDTHEWGQSPIDQFILAKLREAKLEPNQKLPREPLIRRLSFDLIGLPPTAEEVVEFVEDSRPDAYERLVDRLLANPHYGERWGRRWLDLARFAESHGFEHDYDRTTAFHYRDFVVQALNSGMPYDQFVRWQIAGDEIAPEDRLAMMATGFLAAGVHSTQITKNEVEKHRYDEMDDMLGTIGTSVLGLTVACARCHDHKFDAIPQADYYRLLSTFTKTIRSEVELDFDPVGFQREKSEFELKHAPFERAVRDYEANILPQQFVAWQQTGMTDVVTTTWLLPESINYRSAGDAIFTLQEDASWLVSGPNAANDVWTMTFDTNLQGVRSIRLEALADPSLDRSGPGRASNGNFALSDFVVTVQQKGTPTDSGQPPVPIPLVSAKATFEQNGLPVAAAIDGDPASAWAVDPEFGKGHAAVFIAKEPFGFPEGTRVTVTLKYNTNVHHSIGRPRLSVSTETDPPATVGGALNESIVTLITRPFADLTSEQRTQVLDWFKARDPGWVEVDKRRAEHAALAPKPNLQKVLVASEGLPAVTLNTQADAEFLPETHFLRRGEPNNKESVATQGFLQVLMANPNTPQQFQSTAPAGWRTSYQRRSLTNWLFDREAGAGNLAARVMANRLWQHHLGRGIVATPSDFGTRGEPPTHPELLDWLAQELVRHQWELKPLHRAILSSSVYQQNCDTDEARGSVDRANSTFWHRPRRRLEAEIIRDSILCVSGMLDDRLYGLGKLDETHRRRSLYFMIKRSQLMPSMTVFDAPDGTTPVADRSETTIAPQALLLMNNPLVRESSRKFAARLLTDTQRTDSDTALESIVRLGYATALSRQPTEDELHDSVRFLQQQRQTYPDPAAEAALRQTVVDWCQVLFCLNEFIYLE, encoded by the coding sequence ATGCGGATGCGACCAGTAATTGTTGTACTGGGGATGCTGGTTCTGGCGACCTGGGCTCCGTTCGACGCTGCTCCGGTACTCGGGCAGGAGCCCTCCGTTGCCGTCGATCCTGACCATGCCGCCAAACGGACGAAAGGTTTGGCTCTGTTTCAGGCGGAGGTCCGCTCGATCCTCAAACAGAATTGTGTTTCCTGTCATGGCGAGCATGAGACTGCCGGCAAACTGGACCTCGTCACTCAGGAAGGTTTACTTATGGGGGGTGAACGTGGCCCGGCGGTGGTGATCGGAAGAGGGGACAAGAGTCTGCTGACGCGCGTCATCACTCATCAGCAAGAGCCAAAGATGCCCAAGGACGGGGAGAAGCTGACGGCGGAACAGATTTCGGCCATCACGGAATGGATCGATCTGGGAGCCCCATACGATGAGCCATTAATCGCCGCCCGCAATGACACGATCCACTGGACCGAGCGAAAGGTGGGTTCCGCAGCGAGAGATTTCTGGTCATTTCAACCGCTGCAGTCGTCTCGTTCACCGGAAGTCGTTGACACCCACGAATGGGGACAATCGCCCATCGATCAATTCATCCTGGCCAAACTGAGAGAAGCGAAACTGGAGCCCAATCAAAAACTCCCGCGAGAACCGCTGATCCGTCGATTGTCATTTGATTTGATCGGCCTTCCTCCCACCGCAGAAGAAGTGGTCGAGTTTGTAGAGGACAGCCGACCGGACGCCTATGAACGTCTTGTCGATCGACTGCTTGCGAATCCCCACTACGGAGAACGCTGGGGACGTCGCTGGCTGGATCTGGCTCGCTTCGCAGAAAGCCATGGATTCGAGCACGACTATGACCGAACCACGGCCTTTCACTATCGCGATTTCGTTGTGCAGGCCCTGAACTCGGGCATGCCTTACGACCAGTTTGTTCGTTGGCAGATTGCGGGAGACGAGATCGCACCAGAGGATCGATTGGCCATGATGGCGACGGGATTTCTGGCGGCCGGGGTCCACTCCACCCAGATCACCAAAAACGAAGTTGAAAAGCACCGCTATGACGAAATGGACGACATGCTGGGGACGATTGGCACGTCGGTCCTGGGACTGACAGTGGCCTGCGCCCGCTGTCACGACCATAAGTTCGATGCCATCCCTCAGGCGGACTATTACCGACTGCTGTCCACCTTCACGAAGACGATCCGCAGCGAAGTGGAACTCGACTTCGATCCCGTCGGCTTCCAGCGTGAAAAGTCCGAGTTCGAGCTCAAGCATGCTCCGTTCGAACGGGCAGTGCGCGACTACGAAGCGAACATTCTCCCTCAACAGTTTGTCGCGTGGCAACAGACGGGCATGACCGATGTTGTCACCACGACCTGGTTACTCCCCGAATCGATCAACTACAGGTCCGCGGGTGATGCAATCTTTACACTGCAGGAAGACGCGTCGTGGCTTGTCAGCGGCCCTAACGCGGCGAACGATGTCTGGACAATGACCTTCGACACGAACCTGCAAGGAGTTCGTTCGATCCGCCTGGAGGCACTGGCGGACCCCAGTCTCGATCGTTCCGGTCCGGGTCGTGCGTCGAATGGCAACTTCGCCCTTTCTGATTTCGTCGTGACGGTTCAGCAGAAAGGGACTCCGACCGATTCCGGCCAGCCACCCGTCCCCATCCCGCTGGTCTCTGCCAAAGCGACATTTGAGCAGAATGGTCTTCCCGTGGCGGCAGCCATTGATGGTGACCCTGCCAGCGCCTGGGCGGTGGACCCCGAATTTGGCAAAGGCCACGCCGCCGTATTTATCGCCAAAGAGCCGTTTGGGTTCCCCGAGGGAACACGAGTCACGGTCACGTTGAAGTACAACACCAATGTCCATCATTCGATTGGTCGACCACGGTTATCGGTGTCGACCGAAACGGATCCACCGGCGACAGTAGGAGGGGCCTTAAATGAGTCAATTGTGACGCTCATCACCCGTCCGTTCGCAGATTTAACCAGCGAACAGCGGACTCAGGTGCTCGACTGGTTCAAGGCGCGGGATCCAGGCTGGGTTGAAGTTGACAAGCGCCGTGCCGAGCATGCAGCGCTGGCCCCCAAACCCAATCTTCAAAAAGTTCTCGTGGCCAGCGAGGGGCTTCCCGCCGTGACCTTGAACACTCAAGCCGATGCGGAATTCCTGCCGGAAACGCATTTTCTGCGACGGGGAGAGCCGAACAATAAAGAGTCGGTCGCGACCCAGGGGTTCCTCCAGGTTCTCATGGCGAATCCCAATACACCTCAGCAGTTCCAATCGACGGCCCCCGCCGGGTGGCGAACGTCCTACCAAAGGCGTTCGCTCACCAACTGGTTGTTTGACAGGGAAGCGGGAGCGGGGAATCTTGCAGCGCGGGTGATGGCCAATCGACTCTGGCAGCATCACCTGGGCAGGGGAATCGTCGCCACCCCCTCCGACTTTGGAACACGTGGTGAGCCTCCAACGCATCCTGAACTGCTTGACTGGCTGGCACAGGAACTGGTGCGACATCAGTGGGAACTGAAGCCATTGCACCGCGCGATCCTCTCCAGCAGTGTCTATCAGCAAAATTGTGACACGGACGAAGCCCGCGGCTCGGTGGATCGAGCGAACAGCACTTTCTGGCATCGACCTCGACGCAGACTGGAAGCAGAAATCATTCGCGATTCCATTCTCTGCGTGAGTGGCATGCTGGACGACCGTTTGTACGGGCTTGGGAAACTGGATGAAACCCATCGTCGCCGCAGCCTGTATTTCATGATCAAACGCAGCCAGCTCATGCCGTCGATGACCGTCTTCGACGCTCCTGACGGGACGACACCTGTGGCGGATCGCTCGGAGACGACCATCGCGCCTCAGGCACTTCTGCTGATGAATAATCCGCTCGTCCGAGAATCCTCTCGGAAATTTGCCGCGCGTTTGCTCACGGACACTCAGAGGACCGACTCGGACACGGCACTCGAATCGATCGTTCGCCTGGGCTATGCGACCGCACTCAGTCGGCAACCGACTGAAGACGAATTGCATGACAGCGTTCGTTTCCTCCAGCAGCAGCGTCAAACTTATCCAGATCCAGCAGCAGAAGCGGCGTTGCGGCAAACGGTGGTCGACTGGTGCCAGGTTCTTTTTTGCCTGAACGAGTTTATTTATTTGGAATAA
- a CDS encoding DUF2252 domain-containing protein, with protein MSTTEDFSQDCDPATFRSRSQCLAAGKALRDRVPRESHAGWVPPANRRDPVEILKESNRDRLEELVPIRYGRMLASPFAFLRGSAALMAADLATTPVSGIRVQACGDCHLLNFGLFATPERNLIFDINDFDETLPAPWEWDVKRLAVSFAVSARDIQLTDKQARASAIECVRAYREQLRKFSKMSPLDVWYHRLDAQTLIDSAPDAKTEEKRKAIIAKARQRISEYLYPQISETVGGRRRLVDQPPIMFHVTKEREPEHEAIVQEAVDQYRLSLPDERRVLFDRYRLEDVVVKAVGIGSVGTLCFVGLFLSAENHPLLLQFKQACPSVLEPFAGKSLYENHGQRVVVGQRLMQSASDIFLGWTRGRYGRDYFIRQLRDMKMSARVAEGTSAKELLRYAEMCGRTLAHAHAKSGDAALMSGYLGKSDDFDQAVGEFALAYADQNEKDHAALEAAVKMGTIDVLVENDA; from the coding sequence ATGTCCACAACCGAAGATTTTTCTCAGGATTGCGACCCCGCAACATTTCGTTCGCGAAGCCAGTGCCTCGCTGCCGGCAAAGCCTTGCGCGACAGAGTTCCGCGCGAAAGTCATGCCGGATGGGTACCGCCCGCAAACCGTCGCGACCCGGTCGAAATCCTGAAAGAATCCAACCGTGATCGTCTGGAAGAACTCGTGCCGATCCGATACGGGCGCATGTTAGCCAGTCCGTTTGCGTTTCTGCGTGGATCGGCCGCACTCATGGCGGCCGATCTGGCGACGACTCCCGTCAGCGGAATACGGGTCCAGGCCTGCGGGGACTGCCACCTGCTGAACTTCGGCCTGTTCGCAACGCCCGAGCGCAACCTGATCTTCGACATCAACGATTTCGACGAAACCCTCCCCGCACCGTGGGAGTGGGATGTCAAGCGCCTGGCGGTCAGTTTCGCCGTCTCCGCACGCGATATCCAACTCACCGACAAGCAAGCCCGAGCCTCCGCAATTGAGTGCGTTCGCGCTTATCGCGAGCAGTTACGGAAGTTCTCGAAGATGAGCCCGCTGGACGTCTGGTACCACCGCCTGGATGCCCAGACGCTCATCGATTCGGCTCCAGATGCCAAGACCGAGGAGAAGAGGAAGGCGATCATCGCCAAGGCCCGGCAGCGCATCAGCGAGTATCTTTATCCCCAGATCAGCGAGACGGTGGGAGGGCGAAGGCGTCTGGTCGATCAACCGCCGATCATGTTCCATGTCACGAAAGAGCGAGAGCCGGAACATGAAGCCATCGTCCAGGAAGCCGTGGACCAATACCGCTTGTCGCTGCCTGACGAACGCCGCGTCCTGTTTGACCGCTACCGCCTCGAAGATGTTGTTGTAAAAGCGGTCGGCATCGGCAGCGTGGGCACGCTCTGCTTTGTGGGATTGTTTCTGTCGGCAGAGAATCACCCCCTGCTGTTGCAATTCAAACAGGCCTGTCCCTCTGTGCTGGAACCATTTGCTGGCAAGAGCCTGTATGAAAACCACGGCCAGCGCGTCGTCGTGGGGCAACGCCTGATGCAGTCTGCCAGCGACATCTTTCTGGGATGGACGCGGGGCCGATATGGCCGCGACTACTTCATTCGCCAGCTCAGAGACATGAAGATGTCGGCGCGGGTAGCGGAAGGGACCTCGGCTAAAGAGTTGCTTCGCTACGCTGAAATGTGCGGCCGGACTTTGGCTCACGCCCATGCCAAGTCAGGAGATGCGGCGTTGATGAGTGGCTATCTCGGCAAATCGGATGACTTTGACCAGGCCGTCGGTGAGTTCGCTTTGGCTTACGCTGACCAAAATGAAAAAGACCATGCAGCACTGGAGGCAGCGGTCAAGATGGGGACGATCGATGTCCTGGTGGAGAACGACGCGTAA
- a CDS encoding c-type cytochrome, with protein sequence MIKRTRRLWILICLLGGSTAMLGLSSGDESPVSESPPLEQPLPEGPLGDTIELGRLLVEQTVKHPLSKRFVGNDLNCTSCHLKNGTDPKAATFIGVATAYPAWSPREQRVITLEDRILNCFMRSCNGIRPPLGSEVSIAIATYITWLSTGQPLKMNGVRSLGPNAVPDLKLDVGRAQRERGSELYADRCASCHGADGAGDEENPPVWGSRSYNEGAGLTDVRKLASWLKVAMPLDDTDLSDQEALDIADYVNSHERPKFRLKDHLPEKDRLGEYNSGSKP encoded by the coding sequence ATGATCAAACGAACTCGCCGCCTGTGGATACTGATCTGTCTACTCGGAGGCAGCACTGCGATGCTGGGACTGAGTTCGGGAGACGAGTCTCCCGTGAGCGAGTCTCCTCCGCTTGAACAACCTTTGCCGGAAGGTCCCTTGGGTGACACGATCGAACTCGGGCGGTTACTGGTCGAGCAGACGGTGAAACATCCGTTATCAAAGCGGTTTGTCGGTAACGATCTCAACTGCACATCGTGCCATTTGAAGAACGGGACCGACCCGAAGGCCGCGACGTTCATCGGGGTTGCGACGGCGTACCCCGCCTGGTCTCCACGTGAGCAGCGGGTCATCACGCTGGAAGATCGCATCCTCAACTGCTTCATGCGCAGTTGCAACGGAATTCGTCCTCCCCTGGGGAGTGAAGTGTCGATCGCGATTGCGACCTACATCACCTGGTTGTCGACAGGCCAGCCACTCAAGATGAACGGCGTCCGTTCGCTTGGTCCTAATGCTGTTCCTGATCTGAAGCTCGACGTTGGCCGCGCCCAGCGCGAACGGGGCAGCGAACTTTACGCGGACCGATGTGCCTCATGCCATGGAGCAGACGGGGCGGGTGATGAAGAAAACCCGCCCGTTTGGGGCTCACGCTCGTACAATGAGGGGGCGGGACTGACAGACGTGCGGAAACTGGCTTCGTGGCTGAAGGTGGCGATGCCACTGGATGACACCGATCTCTCGGACCAAGAAGCACTCGACATCGCAGACTACGTGAACTCACATGAAAGGCCCAAGTTTCGCCTCAAAGATCACTTACCGGAGAAAGACAGGTTGGGCGAGTACAATTCCGGATCGAAGCCCTGA
- a CDS encoding multidrug efflux SMR transporter, whose protein sequence is MPWILLVIAGLLEAGWAIGLKQSQGFTKPVPSILTIIGIIASMYLLAVAARTLPIGTAYAVWVGIGTFGAMVLGMAFLGEPASAGRIFFLSLLIVAIIGLKFTAS, encoded by the coding sequence ATGCCGTGGATTCTACTTGTCATTGCTGGCTTACTGGAGGCAGGCTGGGCCATTGGTCTGAAACAAAGCCAGGGGTTTACCAAGCCGGTACCGAGCATACTCACAATTATCGGGATCATCGCGAGTATGTATCTGCTCGCTGTTGCCGCCCGCACACTTCCGATCGGGACTGCCTATGCTGTCTGGGTCGGGATCGGGACCTTCGGAGCCATGGTACTCGGCATGGCATTCCTGGGTGAACCTGCCAGTGCAGGTCGAATCTTCTTTCTCAGCCTGCTGATCGTCGCCATCATCGGCTTGAAATTCACGGCAAGCTAA
- a CDS encoding IS66 family transposase, whose amino-acid sequence MDDVALLKEQVAALLHRVAKLEAQVAERDARISELEAELERVRRQGYKPQPNRKPPAGNKKQDRRKKPFRQHPGVFRDPPKLDEIPPGQVECHEVVLDACPCCGSRRIEPTGRFDDHLVTDIPEPKPEYHRYRRHEYQCRDCGKTSQGRAELELPGSHLGPRARLLNLYCRAHLGISLGKSCDLLSQWWGIPLSRAGALGHLAWGGKLFAPVVTDLLDLLRQQNLIHADETGWRINGKNVWAWCFSNPKIAVYLIRHSRSGAVIREALGDSLAGVLVTDFYAAYNAMEATKQRCLVHLLRELHDLRQKVPAICTKRIIEPLIALFQEAMALGKQRDELSPKAYTQQCDAISDRFGELATTISTNTHVNRILKRLRKYADELFTFLDHPHVPPDNTPAERDIRSVAATRADGGVNRTDWGATAFANIKSIVRTCQKQGCQFLQYGLELIRAVQARQPTPLPVSQNSS is encoded by the coding sequence ATGGATGATGTTGCGTTACTCAAAGAGCAGGTAGCGGCTTTGCTGCATCGCGTGGCGAAGTTGGAAGCCCAGGTTGCGGAGCGTGATGCTCGGATCTCGGAATTGGAAGCAGAGCTGGAACGGGTTCGCCGTCAGGGTTACAAGCCACAACCCAATCGCAAGCCGCCTGCGGGAAACAAGAAGCAGGATCGTCGCAAGAAGCCATTTCGGCAGCATCCCGGCGTGTTTCGTGATCCGCCGAAGCTCGATGAGATTCCTCCCGGTCAAGTTGAATGTCACGAGGTGGTGCTCGACGCGTGCCCCTGCTGCGGCAGTCGCCGAATCGAGCCGACGGGCCGATTTGATGATCATCTTGTCACTGATATTCCTGAGCCAAAACCTGAATACCATCGCTATCGGCGACATGAGTATCAGTGTCGGGACTGCGGAAAAACCAGCCAGGGTCGTGCGGAACTGGAACTGCCGGGCAGTCATCTGGGACCTCGCGCAAGGCTGCTGAATCTGTATTGCCGGGCTCATCTGGGGATCTCGCTGGGCAAAAGCTGCGATCTGTTGTCGCAGTGGTGGGGAATTCCGTTGAGTCGGGCAGGAGCACTGGGACATCTCGCTTGGGGCGGCAAGCTGTTTGCTCCCGTTGTGACCGATCTGCTCGATCTGTTGCGGCAGCAAAACTTGATTCACGCCGATGAAACCGGCTGGCGCATCAATGGCAAAAACGTCTGGGCCTGGTGCTTCTCGAATCCCAAAATTGCCGTCTACCTGATTCGGCATTCTCGAAGCGGTGCCGTAATTCGCGAGGCACTGGGAGACTCGCTGGCCGGTGTCTTGGTGACGGACTTCTACGCCGCCTACAACGCGATGGAAGCGACCAAGCAGCGCTGCCTGGTCCATCTGCTGCGAGAACTGCACGACCTGCGCCAGAAAGTCCCTGCCATCTGCACAAAGCGGATCATCGAACCACTGATCGCCTTGTTTCAAGAGGCAATGGCACTCGGCAAGCAGCGCGATGAACTGTCGCCGAAGGCTTATACTCAACAATGTGATGCGATTTCAGACCGCTTCGGGGAACTGGCAACGACGATCAGCACAAACACCCATGTTAATCGCATACTCAAGCGATTGCGAAAGTATGCAGATGAACTCTTTACCTTTTTAGATCATCCACACGTCCCCCCAGATAACACACCGGCCGAACGAGACATTCGAAGCGTCGCCGCCACGCGTGCCGACGGAGGAGTGAATCGGACGGATTGGGGTGCGACAGCCTTTGCAAATATCAAATCAATCGTTCGGACATGTCAAAAGCAAGGCTGTCAGTTCCTTCAATACGGACTTGAGTTGATCCGTGCTGTCCAAGCCCGGCAACCCACCCCACTGCCGGTCAGTCAGAACTCCTCTTGA
- a CDS encoding nucleoside deaminase: protein MTQPTKDIFLKAAIEEARKGLAEGGIPIGSVLVIDGEIVGRGHNRRVQKGSVILHAEMDAIENAGRLKASDYRRAVLYSTLSPCDMCSGMSLLYRIPKIVIGENRTFQGPEDYVRSRGVIIEIADDTECVKLMEEFIRSKPELWNEDIGE from the coding sequence ATGACTCAACCAACAAAAGACATCTTCCTAAAAGCCGCCATCGAAGAGGCCCGCAAGGGGCTGGCCGAGGGTGGAATTCCCATCGGCTCGGTGTTGGTGATTGACGGTGAGATCGTTGGTCGTGGCCACAATCGCCGGGTTCAGAAAGGGAGTGTCATCCTGCACGCCGAGATGGACGCCATAGAGAACGCCGGGCGACTCAAGGCCAGCGACTACCGCCGAGCCGTGCTGTATTCCACGCTGTCACCGTGCGACATGTGTTCGGGGATGTCCCTGCTTTATCGCATTCCGAAAATCGTCATCGGGGAGAATCGCACCTTTCAGGGACCGGAAGATTACGTCCGATCAAGAGGCGTCATAATTGAGATCGCAGACGACACGGAGTGCGTGAAGCTGATGGAAGAGTTCATTCGGTCGAAGCCGGAACTCTGGAATGAAGACATTGGGGAGTAG
- a CDS encoding nucleoside deaminase, producing MTTPLDPTFLREAIRLSIKKMEANEGGPFGAVVVRNGEIVGRGWNQFTSTNDPTAHAEVVAIRDACSRLKTFSLAGCEIYSSCEPCPLCLAAIYWSRLDCIYYAATCDDAAEAGFDDRSFYREISRPTAERAIPMQQALREEALVALQTWMKKEDRIRY from the coding sequence ATGACAACACCGCTCGACCCTACGTTTCTCCGTGAAGCGATTCGCCTTTCCATCAAGAAGATGGAAGCCAACGAGGGTGGTCCGTTCGGAGCCGTCGTCGTGCGAAACGGCGAGATTGTCGGACGGGGCTGGAATCAGTTCACGTCGACGAACGATCCCACGGCTCATGCCGAAGTCGTAGCGATCCGTGATGCTTGTTCCCGCCTCAAAACGTTCTCGTTGGCAGGTTGCGAGATTTACAGCAGTTGCGAACCATGCCCGCTGTGCTTGGCCGCCATCTACTGGTCTCGGCTGGATTGCATCTACTACGCCGCCACTTGCGATGATGCGGCGGAAGCAGGTTTTGATGACCGGAGCTTTTACCGTGAGATCAGTAGACCCACTGCCGAGCGTGCGATTCCGATGCAGCAAGCCCTGCGGGAAGAAGCACTGGTGGCTTTGCAAACATGGATGAAGAAAGAAGACCGGATTCGGTACTGA
- a CDS encoding PEP-CTERM sorting domain-containing protein: MQTSSATNTTLVDFNSANPGYHFTQNFDLTPTSSVSYVGNQFVREASEYGGAGGTGRSLSIQTGNSVTATLQDAQAYFGFWLSAGDVANSIEFFNNGVSVGAFDEATIEALLGPAYFGNPNAAFQGQNPSQPYVFVNFYSETAADMFDSIVFTNAPGASEFESDNHTFSTTLQSPVPEPSAFVLAALGIVGLGGNVLRKRMKA; the protein is encoded by the coding sequence GTGCAAACATCCTCAGCGACAAACACAACGTTGGTCGACTTCAATTCAGCAAATCCCGGTTATCACTTCACTCAGAATTTTGATCTGACGCCCACCTCATCGGTATCGTATGTCGGGAATCAGTTCGTCCGAGAAGCCAGTGAGTATGGTGGAGCGGGAGGGACTGGCAGGTCCCTCAGCATCCAAACGGGTAACTCGGTGACTGCAACACTTCAAGATGCCCAAGCTTACTTTGGATTCTGGCTTTCGGCTGGTGACGTCGCGAATTCAATCGAGTTTTTCAACAACGGCGTTTCGGTCGGTGCCTTTGATGAGGCGACCATTGAAGCCCTGTTGGGGCCTGCCTACTTCGGTAACCCAAACGCGGCCTTCCAGGGACAAAACCCCAGCCAGCCCTATGTGTTTGTCAACTTCTACTCGGAAACTGCGGCCGATATGTTTGACTCAATTGTATTCACAAATGCCCCAGGGGCATCTGAATTCGAAAGCGACAATCATACATTCAGTACCACCTTGCAGTCCCCAGTCCCAGAACCCAGCGCTTTCGTTCTGGCTGCGTTGGGGATCGTTGGATTGGGAGGAAACGTCCTCCGAAAACGTATGAAGGCTTGA